In the genome of Sebastes umbrosus isolate fSebUmb1 chromosome 14, fSebUmb1.pri, whole genome shotgun sequence, one region contains:
- the mcrip1 gene encoding mapk-regulated corepressor-interacting protein 1 produces the protein MTSSSAPRMVNSYKRTSSPRSPTNSGELFTPAHEENVRFIHDTWQCVLRDIRSTQNSERNDRGPQEYVEKNPNPNLHSFTPVDLSDLKKRNTQDSKKS, from the exons ATGACCAG CTCATCTGCTCCCAGGATGGTGAATAGTTACAAGCGGACTTCAAGCCCCCGATCCCCGACCAACAGTGGGGAGCTTTTCACCCCAGCACATGAGGAAAATGTGCGCTTTATACATGATA CCTGGCAGTGTGTTCTCAGAGACATCCGATCAACACAAAATAGTGAACGTAATGACCGTGGACCACAGGAGTATGTGGAGAAGAACCCAAATCCTAACCTACATT CTTTCACACCAGTGGACCTAAGCGACCTCAAGAAACGCAACACACAGGACTCCAAGAAGTCCTAG